The Sandaracinus amylolyticus genomic interval CGCGTCGCGTTCGTCGCGGATCTCGTGCGCGAGCTGGTGCGCGTCTCCGAGCGCGAGGTCGGTCAGGTGCACGGCGTCGTGCTGCCCGAGCTCGCGCTGGACTCGCCCACGGTGCGCGGCGTCGCGAAGGAGCTCGCGAAGCTGCCGTCGCTCGAGCTCTTCATCGCGGGCACGTCGGCGATCTATCCGAAGAGCGGCGCGCCGCGGAACCTCGTGTTCGCGTCGCTGCTCGAGGGCGGCGAGGTGCGCACGCACTGGTGGCAGAGCAAGCACCATCGCTGGCGTTTGGACGAGGGGCAGATCCGTCGATACCACCTCGGCCACACGCTCGATCCCGCGCGTCGTTGGTGGGAGGACATCGACGTCGACGATCGCCAGCTGAGCCTCTACGTGTTCCGCCCCGACGCGAGCATCGCGGTGCTCGTGTGCGAAGACCTCGCGCGGATCGATCCGGTGCAGCCCGTGCTGCGCGCGATGGGCCCGTCGCTCGTGATCGCGGTGCTGATGGACGGGCCGCAGCTCGATCGTCGCTGGCCGGGGCGCTACGCGGGCGCGCTCGCGGACGATCCCGGGAGCTCGGTGCTGACGCTGACGTCGCTCGGGATGATGGAGCGCTCCGTGATGCCGGGAGAGACCGAGCCGCGTCAGGTCGCGCTCTGGAAGGACGCGTCGGGCCAGGCGCGCGAGCTCAGCCTTCCGCGCGGCGCGCACGGGCTCGTGCTGAGCCTCGACGCGAGCCGCGAGGAGCGATGGACGCTCGATGGGCGCACCGATCGCGGCCGCACCGTGCGGCTCTCGCTGGGCGCGGTGCGCGCGGTCGCGCATCCGAGCCCGCCCGCGTGGCTGAGCGCCTGACTACGAATCAGGGAGCACGAGCTCGACGCGCCGGTTCAGCGCGCGCTGCTCGGGTGTGTCGCCGGCGGTGACGGGCTCGCTCGCGCCGTGCGCGATCACCACGACGCGCGCGGGATCGATCCCCAGGGAGACGAGCACGTCGCGCAGCCGCTCGGCGCGTCGACGCGCGAGCGCGACGGGTCGGCGTTCTTCGCGTCCTGCGTGACCGTGCAGCTCGACGCGCTTGATCTGCGGATTGCCGCTCAACGTGCCGGCGACCGCGCGCGCGAGGTCGAGCGCACCGTCGCCGAGGCGCGCGGAGTCCTTCACGAAGAAGAATCGCTCGCGCTGCGGTGCGATCGGGCCGGAGGTGAGCGGGAGCGCGCAGTGGTCGGGACAGCCGTCCTCGTCGTCGAGCCCGTTGTACGTCTCGGGCTCGCGCGGGCAGCGATCGTCGGCGTCCGCGATGCGATCGCGATCGTCGTCGAGATCCGAGCATCCGTCGTCGTCCTCGAAGCCGTCGACGTCCTCGGCCTCGCCCGGGCACGGGTCGCCGGCGACACGCGCATCGACGTCGACGATGTCGACGTCACGATCGCTCGATGCGACGGCCGCGTTGCGCGCCGCATCACGCGCTCCACCG includes:
- a CDS encoding OmpA family protein yields the protein MGRRTAVIAMLVLAACGGARDAARNAAVASSDRDVDIVDVDARVAGDPCPGEAEDVDGFEDDDGCSDLDDDRDRIADADDRCPREPETYNGLDDEDGCPDHCALPLTSGPIAPQRERFFFVKDSARLGDGALDLARAVAGTLSGNPQIKRVELHGHAGREERRPVALARRRAERLRDVLVSLGIDPARVVVIAHGASEPVTAGDTPEQRALNRRVELVLPDS